A single genomic interval of Gossypium raimondii isolate GPD5lz chromosome 11, ASM2569854v1, whole genome shotgun sequence harbors:
- the LOC105802531 gene encoding ras-related protein RABD2a: protein MNPEYDYLFKLLLIGDSGVGKSCLLLRFADDSYVESYISTIGVDFKIRTVEQDGKSIKLQIWDTAGQERFRTITSSYYRGAHGIIIVYDVTDQESFNNVKQWLSEIDRYASDNVNKLLVGNKCDLTANKVVSYETAKAFADEIGIPFLETSAKDATNVEQAFMAMAASVKDRMASQPTANNAKPPTVQIRGQPVAQQSGCCSS, encoded by the exons ATGAATCCCGAATA TGACTACCTGTTCAAGCTTCTGCTTATTGGAGATTCTGGTGTTGGAAAATCTTGTCTTCTTTTGAGATTTGCT GATGATTCATATGTAGAAAGCTACATAAGCACCATTGGGGTTGATTTT AAAATACGTACTGTGGAGCAGGATGGGAaatccattaaacttcaaatt TGGGATACTGCTGGACAAGAACGGTTTAGGACAATCACTAGTAGCTACTACCGTGGTGCCCATGGCATAATA ATCGTTTATGATGTGACAGACCAAGAAAGCTTCAACAATGTCAAGCAGTGGCTGAGTGAAATTGATCGCTATGCTAGTGATAATGTTAACAAACTACTGGTTGGAAACAAGTGTGATCTTACAGCTAATAAAGTTGTGTCATACGAAACAGCCAAG GCATTTGCAGATGAAATTGGCATACCTTTTTTGGAAACCAGTGCAAAAGATGCCACAAATGTTGAACAAGCTTTCATGGCCATGGCTGCCTCTGTCAAGGATAG AATGGCAAGCCAACCAACGGCAAACAATGCAAAGCCTCCAACAGTACAGATCCGAGGTCAGCCTGTTGCACAGCAGAGTGGCTGCTGCTCTTCCTAA